The Patescibacteria group bacterium genomic sequence AGTCTTATTGGGGTAAGCCGGTTGAAGTTTTTGCCCAAAAAATAAGCGAGGGGAATTATACGCTTTATGGGTCAACAAATTATTATCTTAAACTGCTATCGGTTTCCCAGGCAGAAAACTGTTATTCGGAATTGGTGAAATCTTTTGTTCCCGGTGTGCTTCTGCCCAATCTTTCCGGTAAATTTTGCCAATGTATGGACGGGCAAGTGATTAACGGAGATTCTTGCCAAACAGAAGAGGGGACTTATTCTCTTTGGGAATATTTTGATTTAAAAAATCCTTTTGATAATCTTTTTTCCCAAACTCCTGTGGGCGAAGAAAAAAGATCTGAGTTCTGTCAGCTTAATCCCAAAAGCATTTATTGCCGCAAATGAAGGAGTTTTTGTTTTTTGTTATTTCGTTTTTTCTCTTTAAAGCAACTGTTTCTGCAGTAAATTTTTCCTGCTCACTTAAGGGTGGATATTTTTGATTATAATAAATTAGTGGGGAATTTTGAAAGATGAGAAAATTATTAATTTTTTTGGGGGCTTCTTTGTTTTTTATTTTTTCTTCTCAAGGCGTGACTCTAGGGGCCAATTTTTCTTGTTCGATTAATAATTATCAGCCCAATTGGCTTAATCATTCTTTCTTTGGCATTGCCGCTAATCAGGGTGCGACACCGGCGAAATTTACGCAGATTGCAGAAGCCCTTGGACAAACTCGGGTCGGCATGGTCAGAGAAAGCATTAAATGGAGCCAAGTGGAAGAAACCAGAGGAAATTTTAGTTGGCAAGAGGTTGATACCAAATTTGAGGCTTTGGCCCGGGAAAGTATCCGCCCCCTGGCAATAATTGTCAGAACTCCTGCTTGGGCTTCAAGCCGGCCAAACAGTCCTGATGCGGATATTTACCCTCCTGAAAATCTATATACCTGGAAGAGCTTTATCAGACAGTTAGTCAGGCGCTACGGCAAACCGGGCAGAAACATCATCAAAGACTGGGAAATCTGGAACGAGCCGGATGTCGCCAAATTTTTTAAGGGTACGCCGGATGATTATATTAAACTTTTAAATGCCGCCTACGATGTTATTAAAGAAGAAGATCCCCAAGCGCGTGTCTGGGGGCCGGCGACTTTTGCGATTTATCCTAGTCAGGAAAAATTTATTTTCACTCAAAAAGCGGTTGAAACAGGCAAAATGGATGTGTTTTCCGTCCATGTTTATGCTCGGACCGTTTCCGAGATTTACAATAAAACCAGATCTATCCGTCAATATCTTGATCAACATGGGAAAAGTAATCTTCCTCTGGCTTTAACCGAAACCAATCTTTCTGGACCGGACATTTCTGGTCAATGTCCTTATTTGGGTTCAGCTTCTGACCAAACCCAGCCCCAGACCTTGACTGATATTTATCTTTGCAATGCCAGCGCCGGAGCTAAATTTGTTTTCTGGTTTAAAGCCAATGACACGCCAACCAATATCTGTACCAATGACGACATGAACCGCAACGGAGTTTTACGCTACGACTTAAGCAAAAAGCCGTCCTTCAACCGACTGCAAAATCTGATCGCCCAGTTTGTTTCTCTGCCAAGCCCCTCACCTTCACCGCCCGCTTCAATCCCCGGCGATATTATCGATGAAGGGGATACCCCGACTGACCAGGTCAATATCTATGACTACAACCTCCTTGTTGCTGATTTTGGCAAAACCGGCTCCCCTGGCTTTATCCCGGCGGATATTATTAAAGATGGCAGGGTGGATATTTTTGATTATAATACAGTCGTAGGTAATTTCGGGCAGTAACTGATTGCCCCTTCTCTCCATTGAGGATCTTAAATCAAACCCGTATGATGGATATAAGGATCAGGATTATCAGTTGTAAATTTAACATGCGGAAAAAATATGCTCATGCACTTTTCTTTCTTATTCTTCTCTTTCTATGTTTGAACATAGCTACCCCCGTCTATGCTGCTGTCACGTATTACATTGCAAACAACGGTTCTGACGTCAATGACGGCACCAGCGAATTCAGTCCTTGGCAATCGCTCTCCAGGGCCAAAAGTGTCAATCTTCAGCCTGGTGACAAACTGCTATTTCAGCGCGGAAGTACTTGGACAGGGGAATTGACTATCACCCGTTCTGGACAGGCAAACAATCCGATTACCATTGGGGCGTACGGTTCAGCAATTGCCAAACCGACTTTTCAAAATCCAGGAGGTACCTGGAATCACGCGATCGAGCTCTGGGGCGATTACATTCTTGTTGAGGATGTTCTGGTTAAAGACACAAAAGAAGCCGGTATATCCATTGAGGTGGGCGCAGATTACAACACCATTAGAAATATTGAAGCTGTCTCAACAGGTCAAGCCATACTTGTTCGCGGAACTCACAATCTCATCACGAACAATTACATTCACGATGGCATCATGGTGGTTAATACCCAGGGCGGTGACGATGACTTTGGTGCAAACGGTATAGTGATACGGAGTGCAAATAATGAAGTATCGTATAATCAGATTATCAACTGTCGTGCTCCAAGCTACGATTACGGCTATGACGGCGGGGCTTTTGAGTTTTACTCTACCTCTTCGACCCCAGGAAATATGGATAACAACTATATCCATCACAATTTTGTTCAAGGATGCAATGGTTTCATGGAGGTGGGGGGCAAGAACCCCAAGAGCATGAGAAACA encodes the following:
- a CDS encoding choice-of-anchor Q domain-containing protein, with product MMDIRIRIISCKFNMRKKYAHALFFLILLFLCLNIATPVYAAVTYYIANNGSDVNDGTSEFSPWQSLSRAKSVNLQPGDKLLFQRGSTWTGELTITRSGQANNPITIGAYGSAIAKPTFQNPGGTWNHAIELWGDYILVEDVLVKDTKEAGISIEVGADYNTIRNIEAVSTGQAILVRGTHNLITNNYIHDGIMVVNTQGGDDDFGANGIVIRSANNEVSYNQIINCRAPSYDYGYDGGAFEFYSTSSTPGNMDNNYIHHNFVQGCNGFMEVGGKNPKSMRNNIIAYNISYNNYSFASIHNGTGGGFQVDVQNLRIENNTIVETTGAGKHIFWIWQPASAGTVNFRNNIVYSDTKYGASNQVNFSHSNNVFYFISGASFPSSYANSSDMVDQNPQFVNLSNGDLHLLSHSPAIDKGVHLGYSQDFDGRSIAGVPDIGAFEYSTGGLPPTPTVTPTPDTTLILGDLDRDADVDIRDYNLLVADFGKTGSPGFIAADIIKDGQVDIFDYNILVTNFGR